One window of the Chryseobacterium camelliae genome contains the following:
- the panC gene encoding pantoate--beta-alanine ligase has product MEVLKNKKTLQDFIERQKEMGKRIGFAPTMGALHDGHLSLYAEARKKNDLIISSVFVNPTQFNNAEDLAKYPRDIKKDIKMLEDSGLVDAVYIPEVTDIYPEKTESKSYDFGGLEDEMEGKSRPGHFDGVGTVVEELFRQVKPDNAYFGEKDFQQLAIIKKMVENKKLPVSIHGVPILRAENGLALSSRNQRLDPERRKASRIIYETLKEVNGWFRVLTVAEIKNRVKDIFESQRGMELEYFLIADEKTLKETDFFYKNKNYRAFIVVIVDGIRLIDNMHLD; this is encoded by the coding sequence ATGGAAGTTTTAAAAAATAAAAAAACCCTTCAGGATTTTATTGAGCGGCAGAAAGAAATGGGTAAACGGATAGGGTTTGCTCCTACTATGGGAGCTTTACACGACGGCCATCTGTCCCTGTATGCAGAAGCAAGGAAAAAAAATGACCTTATCATATCTTCTGTTTTCGTCAATCCTACTCAGTTTAACAATGCAGAAGATCTTGCAAAGTACCCCAGAGATATTAAGAAAGATATTAAGATGCTGGAAGATTCCGGATTGGTTGATGCCGTTTACATTCCTGAGGTTACTGATATTTATCCTGAAAAAACGGAAAGCAAATCCTATGATTTCGGCGGATTGGAAGATGAAATGGAAGGAAAATCCAGGCCGGGACATTTCGATGGTGTAGGAACGGTTGTTGAAGAGCTGTTCAGGCAGGTGAAGCCTGATAATGCCTATTTTGGAGAAAAGGATTTTCAGCAGCTGGCTATTATAAAAAAAATGGTAGAAAATAAAAAACTTCCCGTAAGTATTCACGGGGTACCAATCCTCCGGGCGGAAAACGGACTAGCCTTAAGCTCCCGGAATCAAAGGCTTGATCCGGAACGCAGAAAAGCGTCACGGATCATTTATGAAACTTTAAAAGAAGTTAACGGCTGGTTCAGGGTATTAACCGTAGCCGAAATCAAAAACAGGGTGAAAGATATTTTTGAAAGCCAGCGTGGTATGGAATTGGAATATTTCCTGATTGCCGATGAAAAGACTTTGAAAGAAACTGATTTTTTTTACAAAAATAAAAATTACCGGGCTTTTATTGTCGTGATAGTAGACGGAATAAGGCTTATTGATAACATGCACCTGGATTGA
- a CDS encoding shikimate kinase translates to MIISLVGYMGSGKSHISKILSDKLGFRLIDLDKEISKRSKLTIPEIFEKKGEIYFRKLEREVLEEILANEKNIILSLGGGTPVYYNNMEIINHNSKSIFLKASVATLSERLLKQKDKRPLIARITDEDLPEFIAKHLFERNEFYGKSQFSVSTDAREPEAIVDEIIEKLYE, encoded by the coding sequence ATGATAATTTCACTTGTAGGATACATGGGAAGCGGCAAATCTCACATTTCCAAAATATTAAGCGACAAACTCGGTTTTAGGCTGATTGACCTCGATAAAGAGATTTCAAAAAGGAGTAAATTAACCATTCCTGAAATCTTTGAAAAGAAGGGAGAAATTTACTTCAGAAAACTGGAAAGAGAAGTTCTGGAAGAAATTCTGGCTAATGAAAAAAATATTATCCTGAGCCTTGGTGGAGGTACGCCTGTGTACTATAATAATATGGAAATTATCAACCATAATTCAAAAAGCATCTTCCTTAAAGCATCTGTCGCTACTTTATCTGAAAGGCTGCTTAAGCAAAAAGACAAAAGGCCGCTGATTGCCCGCATTACCGATGAAGACCTGCCAGAATTCATTGCCAAACATCTGTTTGAGAGAAATGAATTCTATGGCAAATCCCAGTTTAGTGTAAGCACTGATGCCAGAGAGCCTGAAGCTATTGTTGATGAAATCATAGAAAAGCTCTATGAGTAG
- a CDS encoding FMN-binding glutamate synthase family protein, giving the protein MRDKFLLWGAIIVAIAWAVAFLIRADWWIPFFLTIIYAIGVYNVTQTKHAILRNFPVLGYFRYFFESISPEMQQYFIERETDGKPFPRNQRSAVYRRAKNLGDTVPFGTQLEVNHRKYEGIKHSIYAKMPSEELPRVWVGGEQCTQPYHASLLNISAMSFGALSDRAQIALNRGAKKGNFYHNTGEGGISPYHMEGGDLCWQIGTGYFGCRDDEGEFNPDLFKKYSTLPNVKMIEIKLSQGAKPGHGGVLPGVKNTPEIAKIRHVTPGITVLSPPAHSAFSDAAGLLRFVHQLRDLSGGKPVGFKLCIGDTKEFEDICVQMNVLKIYPDFITVDGAEGGTGAAPPEFSDGVGMPLEPALIYVNKILSRYNVRKKLRVIASGKVLTSLDILRAVAMGADMCNNARGFMFSLGCIQALRCNNNKCPTGVATQDKMLIKGLDVTDKSERVYHFHKNTLHTCNELIAAAGRSSYEEVDANMFMRGDEFDHLSDLFFPDVLGNVRQHAKY; this is encoded by the coding sequence ATGAGAGACAAGTTTTTGTTGTGGGGCGCAATTATTGTAGCCATTGCCTGGGCCGTTGCATTCTTAATCAGAGCAGACTGGTGGATTCCTTTTTTTCTCACCATTATCTATGCGATTGGGGTATATAATGTAACTCAAACCAAGCATGCTATTTTAAGGAATTTTCCGGTACTGGGATACTTCAGGTATTTTTTTGAAAGTATTTCCCCGGAAATGCAGCAGTATTTTATTGAAAGGGAGACAGACGGGAAACCTTTCCCCCGCAATCAGCGTTCTGCAGTTTACCGCCGGGCAAAAAATCTTGGTGATACTGTTCCTTTTGGAACCCAGCTGGAAGTAAACCATAGGAAATATGAAGGCATCAAGCATTCCATCTATGCTAAAATGCCGTCCGAAGAGCTCCCCAGAGTATGGGTAGGAGGCGAACAATGTACACAGCCTTACCATGCCTCTTTACTGAATATTTCAGCAATGAGTTTTGGGGCTTTGAGCGACCGGGCACAGATTGCACTGAACCGGGGAGCAAAAAAAGGAAATTTTTATCATAATACCGGTGAAGGAGGAATTTCGCCTTATCATATGGAAGGTGGGGATCTCTGCTGGCAGATCGGAACAGGATACTTCGGATGCAGGGATGATGAAGGGGAATTCAATCCTGACCTCTTTAAAAAATATTCCACACTACCGAATGTAAAAATGATTGAGATTAAGTTATCTCAGGGTGCCAAACCGGGTCATGGGGGTGTTTTACCCGGAGTGAAAAATACTCCGGAAATTGCTAAAATCCGTCATGTAACCCCGGGAATTACCGTTCTTTCTCCTCCTGCGCATTCAGCTTTTTCCGATGCTGCAGGTTTACTGAGGTTTGTTCACCAGCTGCGTGACCTTTCAGGAGGTAAGCCGGTAGGTTTTAAACTCTGTATAGGAGACACCAAAGAATTTGAAGATATCTGTGTTCAGATGAATGTTTTAAAGATTTATCCGGATTTTATTACTGTCGATGGTGCTGAAGGAGGAACAGGTGCAGCGCCTCCTGAATTTTCAGATGGTGTCGGAATGCCTTTGGAACCGGCATTAATTTATGTAAATAAAATTCTCAGCCGCTATAATGTAAGGAAAAAACTTAGGGTAATAGCCAGCGGAAAAGTACTAACCAGCCTGGATATTTTAAGAGCTGTTGCCATGGGGGCCGATATGTGTAACAATGCAAGAGGGTTCATGTTTTCACTGGGCTGCATTCAGGCATTGCGCTGTAATAATAATAAATGTCCTACCGGAGTGGCGACGCAGGACAAAATGTTGATTAAAGGACTTGATGTTACCGATAAAAGTGAGCGGGTATACCATTTTCACAAAAATACGCTTCATACATGCAATGAACTTATTGCAGCGGCAGGAAGAAGCTCATATGAGGAGGTAGATGCCAATATGTTTATGCGAGGCGATGAATTTGACCATCTTTCTGACCTGTTTTTTCCTGATGTATTGGGAAATGTAAGGCAGCATGCGAAATACTAA
- the glmS gene encoding glutamine--fructose-6-phosphate transaminase (isomerizing): protein MCGIVGYTGFQDAYSIVINGLRRLEYRGYDSAGIVLEKSDNTFEVQKTKGKVDDLVGISSQLEGTAHIGMGHTRWATHGVPSDRNSHPHVSNNGKIAIIHNGIIENYDTIKIMLSDKGFTFQSETDTEVLVNLIQYFMDLNVEMDFPTAVRYALNEVYGAYAITVMHEDYPGVLVVGRLGSPLAIGIGDNEYFIASDASPFVEFTKEAIYLEEGHMATISLENGVDIRTINDNSKIEPEIQELKLSLEQIEKGGFEHFMLKEIFEQPKSIHDTMRGRLLVEEGIIKMAGIWDHLERFKNANRIIIIACGTSWHAGLIGEYLIEEYARIPVEVEYASEFRYRNPIITDKDVVIAISQSGETADTMAALKLAKERGAFIYGICNVVDSSIARITDAGSYTHAGPEIGVASTKAFTAQLTILSLIALKLGKHNGNLGNADFMSLIAELDALPKKIEEVLESTHELTQAIAKDFISATNFLYLGRGYNYPAALEGALKLKEISYIHAEGYPAAEMKHGPIALIDENMPIVIIAPKKGHYDKIVSNVQEIKARKGKVIAVVNKGDQQVSAMADYVIEIPETSECFSPIVASVPLQLLAYYIAVYRGANVDQPRNLAKSVTVE from the coding sequence ATGTGCGGAATAGTAGGATATACAGGATTTCAGGATGCCTATAGTATAGTGATCAATGGTCTAAGGAGGTTGGAGTACCGCGGTTATGACAGTGCAGGAATCGTTCTTGAAAAGTCAGATAATACATTTGAGGTTCAGAAAACAAAAGGAAAGGTAGATGATCTTGTTGGTATTTCAAGCCAATTGGAAGGTACTGCCCATATAGGAATGGGCCATACCCGTTGGGCTACCCATGGTGTGCCTAGCGACAGGAATTCTCACCCGCATGTATCCAATAATGGTAAAATAGCTATTATCCATAATGGAATCATTGAAAATTATGATACCATTAAAATCATGTTGAGCGATAAAGGGTTTACTTTTCAGTCAGAGACAGATACTGAAGTATTGGTAAATCTTATCCAGTATTTTATGGATCTTAATGTGGAAATGGATTTCCCTACAGCAGTACGTTATGCCTTGAATGAGGTGTATGGAGCGTATGCTATAACCGTAATGCACGAAGACTATCCAGGGGTACTTGTCGTTGGAAGACTGGGGTCACCTTTAGCAATTGGTATCGGAGATAATGAATATTTTATTGCGTCTGATGCTTCTCCTTTCGTGGAATTTACAAAAGAAGCCATTTATCTTGAAGAAGGTCATATGGCTACCATCTCATTGGAAAATGGAGTAGATATCAGAACCATCAATGATAATTCCAAAATTGAACCTGAAATTCAGGAGCTTAAATTAAGTCTTGAACAGATTGAAAAAGGAGGTTTTGAACATTTTATGCTTAAAGAAATCTTCGAGCAGCCAAAATCCATCCATGACACCATGCGAGGCAGGCTTCTGGTAGAGGAAGGCATTATAAAAATGGCGGGTATCTGGGACCATCTTGAGCGTTTTAAGAATGCCAACAGAATTATCATTATCGCCTGTGGAACTTCCTGGCATGCCGGTCTTATCGGAGAATATCTTATTGAAGAATATGCAAGAATACCGGTTGAGGTAGAATATGCATCAGAGTTCAGATATAGAAATCCAATTATTACGGATAAAGATGTAGTCATTGCTATTTCTCAGTCCGGAGAAACTGCCGATACGATGGCCGCTTTGAAACTGGCTAAAGAAAGAGGTGCTTTCATTTATGGTATCTGTAATGTGGTGGATTCTTCAATTGCCAGGATTACCGATGCCGGTTCTTATACTCATGCAGGTCCTGAAATCGGTGTAGCTTCCACAAAAGCATTTACGGCACAGCTGACGATTCTCAGCCTAATTGCATTAAAGCTCGGTAAGCATAACGGGAACTTAGGTAATGCAGATTTTATGAGCCTGATCGCGGAACTGGACGCACTTCCTAAAAAAATTGAAGAAGTATTGGAGTCTACTCACGAGCTGACACAAGCCATTGCAAAAGATTTTATTAGTGCCACCAATTTCCTTTACTTAGGAAGAGGATACAATTATCCGGCAGCATTGGAAGGAGCATTGAAGCTTAAAGAAATTTCTTATATCCATGCTGAAGGCTATCCGGCCGCAGAAATGAAACATGGACCTATTGCACTGATTGATGAAAACATGCCAATTGTTATTATTGCTCCAAAGAAAGGGCACTATGATAAAATTGTAAGCAATGTTCAGGAAATTAAAGCAAGAAAAGGAAAGGTAATCGCAGTAGTTAATAAAGGAGATCAGCAGGTAAGTGCAATGGCAGACTATGTTATCGAGATCCCTGAAACTTCAGAATGTTTCTCACCTATCGTGGCTTCCGTACCTCTGCAGCTATTGGCTTATTACATTGCAGTATACCGCGGAGCAAATGTTGATCAGCCGAGAAACCTTGCAAAATCCGTCACTGTAGAATAA
- a CDS encoding DUF4270 family protein, translated as MTHTIKKVFAVIFMAIFGSVLLYNCEPDPDTLGEQLFLGDAAQGKVDSMDVTAFTIKNYDSIRSDAAKLDSAVLGAFKEDQFGMQRASYLTQLRLSTYNPDFGANAVVDSVVLVLKPEYAADSVKTTTNEDYIYPDGNVAAKKVVNTYPVRKFGKAKKTLNIKVYEVSDFLKGASDTVKSNQVFEYNAANIGSKTFDGNINSVTITKDSDNSSIFTSSAPGIRINLDKTLFQNKIIAKKGQPELQDASNFIRHFRGLRIAVDENDGYLFKFSPNSMELIMYYKYDKTDNGTTTRTSANYAFVLGAGNVHIGQYEYDRSGSAYSTAALGDFNTGAAKLFAQGMGGPSIGIKIPLETVNKLKKLYQTNKAAIISAKIRLYTDAVSWNNNYKKPTELTFIQKDKDSNGKVTSAFTADALNLAAAPNFRIYKLYNLDKNPAYYEFTVTKSVKDIVEGGVDNTYKYFRIDIGRFLPNAANTGLQGQSSTSRAYSINRAVFVGSNTTDSNKAQLRIIYGTK; from the coding sequence ATGACTCATACGATTAAAAAAGTTTTCGCTGTAATTTTCATGGCGATTTTCGGAAGTGTATTGCTTTATAACTGCGAACCGGATCCGGATACCCTTGGAGAGCAGCTGTTTTTAGGAGATGCTGCACAGGGGAAGGTAGATTCTATGGACGTTACTGCATTCACGATCAAAAATTATGACAGTATCAGAAGTGATGCAGCGAAGCTCGATTCAGCAGTGCTCGGTGCCTTTAAGGAAGACCAGTTCGGTATGCAGAGAGCTTCTTATCTTACTCAGCTCAGGTTATCAACTTATAATCCTGATTTCGGAGCCAATGCTGTGGTAGATTCTGTTGTTCTGGTTTTAAAGCCGGAGTATGCAGCAGATTCTGTGAAAACAACGACCAATGAAGACTATATTTATCCGGACGGCAATGTAGCGGCTAAGAAAGTAGTCAATACTTATCCTGTAAGGAAATTCGGAAAAGCGAAAAAAACACTGAATATTAAAGTATATGAAGTATCGGACTTCCTGAAAGGAGCTTCAGATACTGTGAAATCTAATCAGGTCTTTGAATATAATGCTGCTAATATAGGTTCTAAAACTTTTGACGGTAATATCAATTCAGTTACCATTACAAAAGATTCCGATAATTCCTCCATATTCACATCGTCTGCACCGGGCATCAGGATTAATCTGGACAAAACTTTGTTCCAGAACAAGATTATTGCAAAAAAAGGCCAGCCGGAACTTCAGGATGCATCAAATTTCATCAGACATTTCAGAGGGCTTAGAATTGCTGTTGATGAGAATGATGGTTATTTGTTCAAATTCTCCCCAAATTCTATGGAGCTTATCATGTATTATAAATATGACAAGACAGATAACGGAACAACGACAAGGACATCTGCAAACTATGCTTTTGTTTTAGGTGCAGGAAATGTACATATCGGTCAATATGAGTATGACCGTTCGGGATCTGCCTACTCAACTGCTGCATTGGGGGATTTCAATACAGGAGCTGCCAAACTTTTTGCACAGGGAATGGGGGGGCCTTCTATAGGAATTAAAATTCCACTTGAAACAGTAAATAAATTAAAGAAATTATATCAAACTAATAAGGCAGCCATCATAAGTGCTAAAATTAGACTTTACACTGATGCTGTTTCCTGGAATAACAATTATAAAAAACCTACAGAACTAACTTTTATTCAAAAGGATAAAGACAGCAATGGTAAAGTGACTAGTGCTTTTACGGCAGATGCACTTAATTTGGCGGCAGCACCTAATTTTAGAATTTATAAATTATATAACCTTGATAAAAATCCTGCTTATTACGAATTTACTGTAACTAAATCAGTAAAAGATATTGTAGAGGGTGGAGTTGACAATACTTATAAGTATTTTAGAATAGATATCGGAAGATTTTTACCCAATGCAGCCAATACTGGACTTCAAGGTCAATCATCTACATCAAGAGCATATTCTATCAATAGAGCAGTATTTGTAGGATCAAACACTACTGATTCCAACAAAGCTCAGCTGAGAATTATTTACGGGACAAAATAA
- a CDS encoding glycogen/starch synthase codes for MPNQKILYITTEMYPYQEDTNMAAVVNKMALKMHNEGNDVRVFMPRFGQISERKFQLHEVIRLSGMNIIINDLDQPLIIKVASLPGERLQVYFIDNEEYFKRKQYYFDDEGAPFPDNDERAIFFARGVIETIKKLNWVPDVIHLNGWMASFVPVYLKTYYESDTYFKDARIVLSLYNEKDAELDQNIGEKLEFDNISGLKALDKPTIQSFVIESMNYVDMVVKGDEFLEGNLDTAFNETPTQKSEYLDVDSINQLY; via the coding sequence ATGCCGAATCAAAAGATACTGTATATTACTACAGAGATGTATCCGTACCAAGAAGATACCAACATGGCTGCAGTGGTGAATAAAATGGCACTTAAAATGCACAATGAAGGCAATGATGTAAGAGTTTTTATGCCAAGATTTGGACAGATAAGTGAACGAAAATTCCAGCTTCATGAAGTCATCCGCCTTTCAGGAATGAATATTATTATCAATGATCTTGATCAGCCCTTAATTATTAAGGTAGCTTCGCTGCCGGGAGAAAGGCTTCAGGTTTATTTTATCGATAATGAAGAATATTTCAAAAGGAAACAATATTATTTCGATGACGAAGGAGCTCCTTTTCCTGATAATGATGAAAGGGCAATTTTCTTTGCAAGAGGGGTCATAGAAACGATTAAAAAGCTCAACTGGGTACCGGATGTAATTCATCTTAACGGATGGATGGCTTCTTTTGTCCCGGTTTACCTTAAAACCTATTACGAATCAGATACCTATTTTAAAGATGCCAGAATTGTACTTTCTTTATACAACGAAAAGGATGCCGAACTGGATCAGAATATCGGTGAAAAACTGGAATTCGATAATATCTCCGGGCTTAAGGCATTAGATAAGCCTACCATCCAGAGTTTTGTGATTGAAAGCATGAATTATGTGGATATGGTAGTGAAAGGAGATGAATTCCTGGAAGGAAACCTGGATACTGCTTTCAATGAAACCCCGACTCAGAAATCAGAATACCTGGATGTCGATTCAATCAATCAACTTTATTAA
- a CDS encoding RNA-binding S4 domain-containing protein, which produces MRIDKFLWSIRFYKTRTVSADEIKKNRVAIGDSVVKSSKEVKEGDVIKVRKNQIDYKIKVLQIPKSRLGAKLVPLHIKDVTDKEQYELLKLRKASQDYYRIKGEGRPTKKDRREMDDYVGNDIASDFTDWDDFFGEKGDSEEEES; this is translated from the coding sequence ATGAGAATAGATAAATTTTTATGGAGTATTCGCTTCTATAAAACGAGAACGGTTTCTGCGGATGAAATTAAAAAGAACAGGGTTGCTATTGGTGATTCTGTAGTGAAATCATCCAAAGAGGTAAAAGAAGGAGATGTAATTAAAGTTCGAAAAAACCAGATCGACTATAAAATCAAAGTATTGCAGATTCCTAAAAGCAGGCTAGGAGCTAAACTCGTACCGCTTCATATCAAAGATGTAACGGATAAAGAACAGTATGAACTCCTGAAATTGCGTAAAGCTTCCCAGGACTATTACAGAATAAAGGGAGAAGGCAGGCCTACCAAAAAAGACAGGAGGGAAATGGATGATTATGTAGGCAATGATATTGCTTCTGACTTTACCGACTGGGATGATTTCTTCGGCGAAAAAGGAGATAGCGAAGAGGAAGAATCATAA